From a single Fusobacterium pseudoperiodonticum genomic region:
- the radA gene encoding DNA repair protein RadA produces MAKGSVYYCSECGYKSVKWAGKCPQCGAWSSFEEVEEMPRDVKKVTSSVSVASRASDIKVYEFKDVEYSKEDRYKTKYEEFDRLLGGGLLKGEVVLVTGNPGIGKSTLLLQVANSYKDYGDVLYISGEESPAQIKNRGERLKISGDGIYIMAEMDILNIYEYVVSKKPKVVIVDSIQTLYNSSMDSISGTPTQIRECTLKIVEIAKKYNISFFIVGHITKDGKVAGPKLLEHMVDAVFNFEGDEGLYYRILRSEKNRFGSTNEIAVFSMEENGMKEIKNSSEYFLSEREEKNIGSMVVPILEGTKVFLLEVQSLITDSGIGIPKRVVQGYDRNRIQILTAIAEKKLYLPLGMKDLFVNVPGGLAIEDPAADLAVLISILSVYKGVSISQKIAAIGELGLRGEIRKVFFLERRLKELEKLGFTGVYVPESNRKEIEKKKYKLKIIYLKNLDELLERMNKND; encoded by the coding sequence ATGGCAAAAGGAAGTGTTTATTATTGTTCTGAGTGTGGGTACAAAAGTGTAAAATGGGCTGGTAAGTGTCCACAATGTGGTGCTTGGTCTAGTTTTGAAGAAGTTGAAGAAATGCCGAGAGATGTGAAAAAAGTAACATCTTCAGTTTCAGTTGCAAGTAGAGCTTCAGATATAAAAGTCTATGAATTTAAAGATGTTGAATACAGCAAAGAAGATAGATATAAGACTAAGTATGAAGAATTTGATAGATTACTTGGTGGAGGACTCTTAAAAGGTGAAGTTGTATTGGTAACGGGTAATCCAGGAATAGGAAAATCCACCTTACTTTTACAAGTTGCCAACTCATATAAAGATTATGGTGATGTTCTATATATCTCTGGTGAAGAATCACCAGCACAGATAAAAAATAGAGGTGAAAGATTAAAAATATCTGGAGATGGCATATATATTATGGCTGAAATGGATATTTTAAATATCTATGAATATGTTGTAAGCAAAAAACCAAAAGTTGTTATTGTAGATTCTATACAAACATTGTATAATTCTAGTATGGATTCCATATCAGGAACTCCCACACAAATAAGAGAATGTACTCTAAAAATTGTTGAAATTGCTAAAAAATACAATATATCATTCTTTATTGTTGGGCATATAACAAAAGATGGTAAGGTTGCAGGACCTAAATTACTTGAACATATGGTTGATGCTGTTTTTAACTTTGAAGGTGATGAAGGACTTTATTATAGAATCTTGAGAAGTGAAAAAAATAGATTTGGATCAACTAATGAAATAGCTGTATTCAGTATGGAAGAAAATGGAATGAAAGAAATAAAAAATTCCTCTGAATACTTCTTAAGTGAAAGAGAAGAAAAAAATATAGGAAGTATGGTTGTTCCTATTTTAGAAGGAACTAAGGTCTTTCTTTTAGAGGTGCAATCACTAATAACAGATAGTGGTATAGGTATTCCTAAAAGAGTCGTACAAGGTTATGATAGAAATAGGATACAAATTTTAACAGCAATAGCTGAGAAGAAACTTTATCTTCCTCTTGGTATGAAAGATTTATTTGTCAATGTTCCAGGAGGTTTGGCAATAGAAGATCCAGCAGCAGATTTAGCTGTCTTAATATCTATTTTGTCAGTGTATAAAGGGGTTTCTATAAGTCAAAAAATTGCAGCAATTGGGGAACTTGGATTAAGAGGGGAAATCAGAAAAGTCTTTTTCTTAGAGAGAAGATTAAAAGAGCTTGAAAAATTAGGCTTTACAGGAGTATATGTTCCTGAATCAAATCGAAAAGAAATCGAAAAGAAAAAGTATAAGCTAAAGATAATATACTTAAAGAATTTAGATGAATTATTGGAAAGGATGAATAAAAATGACTAA
- the disA gene encoding DNA integrity scanning diadenylate cyclase DisA yields the protein MTKQDLMDIIIKVAPGSPLRDGIDYILDAGIGALIIIGYDDDVEEVKDGGFCINCDYTPEKIFELSKMDGAIIINDDCSKILYANVHIQPDTSFTTTESGTRHRTAERVAKQLKREVVAISERKKNVTLYKGNLKYRLKNFDELNIEVGQVLKTLESYRHVLNRSLDNLTILELDDLVTVLDVANTLQRFEMVRRISEEITRYLLELGARGRLVNMQVSELIWDIDDEEESFLKDYLDTDTKPETVRRYLHTLSDSELLDIENIVVALGYTKSSSVFDNKVAARGYRVLEKISKLTKKDIEKITSTYKDISEIQELTDEDLGAIKISKFKIKALRAGINRLKFTIEMQR from the coding sequence ATGACTAAACAAGATTTAATGGATATAATAATTAAAGTTGCTCCTGGAAGCCCTCTTAGAGATGGAATTGACTATATTTTAGATGCTGGAATTGGGGCTTTAATAATAATAGGCTACGATGATGATGTTGAAGAAGTTAAAGATGGTGGTTTTTGTATAAACTGTGATTATACTCCTGAAAAAATATTTGAGTTATCTAAAATGGACGGTGCTATAATTATAAATGACGATTGTTCAAAAATCCTTTATGCCAATGTTCATATACAACCTGATACTTCATTTACTACAACAGAAAGTGGTACTAGGCATAGAACTGCTGAAAGAGTAGCAAAACAATTAAAAAGAGAGGTTGTAGCTATTTCTGAAAGAAAGAAGAATGTTACTCTGTATAAAGGAAATCTAAAATATAGACTTAAAAACTTTGATGAATTAAATATAGAAGTTGGACAAGTTTTAAAAACTTTAGAAAGCTACAGACATGTTTTAAATCGTTCACTTGATAATCTAACAATTCTTGAGCTAGATGATTTAGTAACAGTACTTGATGTTGCCAATACTTTACAAAGATTTGAAATGGTTAGAAGAATCAGTGAAGAAATAACTAGATATCTTCTAGAACTTGGTGCTAGAGGTAGACTTGTTAATATGCAAGTTTCTGAACTTATCTGGGATATAGATGATGAGGAAGAAAGCTTCTTAAAAGATTATCTTGATACTGACACAAAACCAGAAACTGTAAGAAGATACTTACATACTCTATCTGACTCAGAGTTATTGGATATAGAAAATATTGTGGTAGCTTTAGGTTATACTAAATCTTCTAGTGTTTTTGATAATAAGGTAGCTGCAAGAGGTTATAGAGTATTAGAAAAAATAAGTAAGCTAACTAAAAAAGATATAGAAAAGATTACAAGTACTTATAAAGATATATCTGAAATTCAAGAGTTAACAGATGAAGACTTAGGTGCTATAAAAATAAGTAAATTTAAAATCAAAGCTCTTAGAGCTGGGATTAATAGGTTAAAATTTACTATAGAAATGCAAAGATAA
- a CDS encoding toxin-antitoxin system YwqK family antitoxin, translating to MNNQYNKDGKKEGLWVKIYDNGVVQEERNYVNGVREGIYKSYYMNGEVEIIKNYKNGNLHGKYQTFYSDGKLNSEYNLVDGRKVGEYKEFYPNGILKRETVYVNDGTTSKNIKYFPNGKIKLEVNFVDGHMEGPYKEYHSNEKLFKECFYNEKGKLEGNYKEYDVEGNLLKEVTYKNGVEV from the coding sequence ATGAATAACCAATACAATAAAGACGGGAAAAAAGAAGGTTTATGGGTAAAAATTTACGATAATGGAGTTGTACAAGAAGAAAGAAATTATGTTAATGGAGTAAGAGAAGGTATTTATAAATCTTACTATATGAATGGTGAAGTTGAAATCATTAAAAATTATAAAAATGGAAATTTACATGGAAAATATCAAACATTCTATAGTGATGGTAAATTAAATTCTGAATATAATCTTGTTGATGGAAGAAAAGTAGGAGAATATAAAGAATTTTACCCTAATGGAATTTTAAAGAGAGAAACTGTTTATGTTAATGATGGAACAACTTCTAAAAATATTAAATATTTTCCTAATGGGAAAATTAAACTTGAAGTAAATTTTGTAGATGGACACATGGAAGGACCTTATAAAGAATATCATTCTAATGAAAAATTGTTTAAAGAATGTTTTTACAATGAAAAAGGAAAATTAGAAGGTAATTATAAAGAATATGATGTTGAAGGAAATCTTTTAAAAGAAGTAACTTATAAAAATGGTGTTGAAGTATAA